In Pseudonocardia cypriaca, a single genomic region encodes these proteins:
- a CDS encoding hydantoinase/oxoprolinase N-terminal domain-containing protein translates to MRIGIDVGGTNTDAVLMDGDRVLAAVKAATTPDVTSGIVTALDGLQAGHPFPPADVQAVMIGTTHFINALVQARDLAPTAALRLGLPATASLPPMVDWPGRLVEAIAGRAYLAHGGHEFDGRPISALDEDELRRHAADMAANGVRSVAISSVFSPVNTEFEVRAAELVAEVIGPDVPVSLSHEIGRVGLLERENATIINAALRELAAGIVDGLAASIAGHGITAPLYLSQNDGTLMDVEFARRYPVATFASGPTNSMRGAAVLSGLGTCAVVDVGGTTTDVGVLTGGFPREATVEVSVAGIRTNFRMPDVLSVGLGGGSLVRGTGTDTTVGPDSVGYRLTEQALVFGGNVLTATDVAVATGRVEIGDRSLVAGLDPADVAAALERIATDVADVVDRMRISADPLPVVAVGGGSVLLPESFPGLGAVHRPEHFAVANAIGAAIAQVGGEVDRVFAIAPGRRDAAVDEARQEAVDRAVVAGADPATVEIVDFDEVPIPYLPGNATRIRCKAVGDLRIEQAAGRRA, encoded by the coding sequence ATGCGGATCGGGATCGACGTCGGGGGCACCAACACCGACGCGGTGCTCATGGACGGCGACCGGGTGCTCGCCGCGGTCAAGGCGGCCACCACGCCCGACGTCACCTCCGGCATCGTCACCGCGCTGGACGGGCTGCAGGCCGGGCACCCGTTCCCGCCGGCCGACGTGCAGGCGGTGATGATCGGCACCACGCACTTCATCAACGCGCTGGTGCAAGCGCGTGATCTCGCCCCGACGGCGGCCCTGCGCCTCGGCCTGCCGGCCACGGCGTCGCTGCCGCCGATGGTCGACTGGCCGGGTCGCCTCGTGGAGGCGATCGCCGGACGCGCCTACCTCGCGCACGGCGGCCACGAGTTCGACGGCCGCCCGATCTCCGCCCTCGACGAGGACGAGCTGCGCCGCCACGCCGCCGACATGGCCGCGAACGGCGTCCGCTCGGTGGCGATCTCGTCGGTGTTCTCCCCCGTCAACACCGAGTTCGAGGTGCGAGCCGCCGAGCTGGTCGCCGAGGTCATCGGCCCGGACGTCCCGGTCTCCCTCTCGCACGAGATCGGCCGGGTCGGCCTGCTCGAACGCGAGAACGCCACGATCATCAACGCGGCACTGCGCGAGCTGGCCGCCGGCATCGTCGACGGGCTCGCCGCCTCCATCGCCGGTCACGGCATCACCGCGCCGCTCTACCTCAGCCAGAACGACGGCACGCTGATGGACGTCGAGTTCGCCCGCCGGTACCCGGTGGCGACGTTCGCGTCCGGCCCGACCAACTCGATGCGCGGCGCCGCGGTGCTGTCCGGGCTCGGCACCTGCGCCGTCGTGGACGTCGGCGGCACCACCACCGACGTCGGCGTGCTCACCGGCGGCTTCCCGCGCGAGGCCACGGTCGAGGTCAGCGTGGCCGGCATCCGCACCAACTTCCGCATGCCCGACGTGCTGTCCGTCGGTCTCGGCGGCGGCAGCCTGGTCCGGGGTACCGGCACCGACACGACCGTCGGGCCCGACTCGGTCGGCTACCGCCTCACCGAACAGGCATTGGTGTTCGGGGGCAACGTCCTGACCGCCACCGACGTCGCCGTCGCGACGGGGCGGGTTGAGATCGGCGACCGCTCCCTGGTCGCCGGTCTCGACCCGGCCGACGTCGCGGCGGCCCTCGAACGGATCGCCACGGACGTCGCCGACGTCGTGGACCGGATGCGGATCTCCGCCGACCCGCTGCCGGTCGTGGCCGTCGGCGGCGGCTCGGTGCTGCTGCCGGAGTCCTTCCCCGGCCTCGGCGCGGTGCACCGGCCGGAGCACTTCGCCGTGGCCAACGCCATCGGCGCGGCGATCGCGCAGGTGGGCGGGGAGGTCGACCGGGTGTTCGCGATCGCCCCCGGCAGGCGCGACGCCGCGGTCGACGAGGCCCGCCAGGAGGCCGTGGACCGCGCGGTGGTGGCCGGCGCCGACCCCGCCACCGTCGAGATCGTCGACTTCGACGAGGTGCCGATCCCCTACCTGCCCGGCAACGCCACCCGCATCCGCTGCAAGGCCGTCGGGGACCTGCGGATCGAGCAGGCGGCGGGACGGCGCGCGTGA
- a CDS encoding DUF917 domain-containing protein, with the protein MTWQLRPEDLPDLARGAALLGTGGGGDPHIGRLMVEAAMREYGPVTVLDPDEVADDAFVVPTAMMGAPTVMVEKIPRGDEAVRALRTLETHLGRRADATMPIECGGINSMIPLVVAATAGLPVVDADGMGRAFPELQMETFGVYGVPGSPMVVSGDHGETVTIDTGPDNERMEWLARGAAIRMGGAALIAEYAMSGADVKRTAIPRTLSLGLAVGRALREAREQLRDPISALTEVLAPTLYSHLRVLFAGKVADVERRTVDGFARGKARFVSFDGTSTLRTEFQNETLVAEVDGVVRCIVPDLICVLEAESGEPITTETLRYGQRVVVIGISTPEIMRTPEALAVFGPSCFGLTEEFRPVEDAVPVP; encoded by the coding sequence ATGACGTGGCAACTGAGGCCGGAGGACCTGCCCGACCTCGCCCGCGGCGCTGCGCTGCTGGGCACCGGTGGCGGCGGCGACCCGCACATCGGCCGGCTGATGGTCGAGGCCGCCATGCGCGAGTACGGCCCGGTGACCGTGCTCGACCCCGACGAGGTCGCGGACGACGCGTTCGTGGTTCCCACCGCGATGATGGGCGCACCGACCGTGATGGTGGAGAAGATCCCCCGCGGTGACGAGGCGGTCCGCGCGCTCCGCACCCTGGAGACGCACCTCGGCCGGCGGGCCGACGCCACGATGCCGATCGAGTGCGGCGGGATCAACTCGATGATCCCCCTGGTGGTCGCCGCCACCGCGGGCCTGCCCGTGGTGGACGCCGATGGGATGGGCCGGGCGTTCCCCGAGCTGCAGATGGAGACGTTCGGCGTGTACGGGGTGCCCGGGTCGCCGATGGTGGTCTCGGGCGACCACGGCGAGACCGTCACCATCGACACCGGCCCGGACAACGAGCGGATGGAGTGGCTCGCCCGTGGCGCGGCCATCCGGATGGGCGGTGCGGCGCTCATCGCGGAGTACGCGATGTCCGGAGCCGACGTCAAGCGCACCGCGATCCCCCGCACGCTCTCCCTCGGCCTCGCGGTCGGGAGGGCCCTGCGGGAGGCCCGCGAGCAGCTGCGGGATCCGATCTCGGCGCTCACCGAGGTGCTGGCCCCCACCCTGTACTCGCACCTGCGCGTGCTGTTCGCTGGCAAGGTCGCCGACGTCGAGCGGCGCACGGTCGACGGGTTCGCCCGCGGCAAGGCCAGGTTCGTCTCCTTCGACGGGACCTCGACCCTGCGCACCGAGTTCCAGAACGAGACGCTGGTCGCCGAGGTCGACGGCGTGGTGCGGTGCATCGTCCCGGACCTGATCTGCGTGCTGGAGGCCGAGTCGGGCGAGCCGATCACCACGGAGACGCTGCGGTACGGCCAGCGGGTCGTCGTGATCGGCATCTCGACGCCGGAGATCATGCGCACGCCGGAGGCCCTCGCCGTGTTCGGGCCGTCCTGCTTCGGGCTCACCGAGGAGTTCCGCCCCGTCGAGGACGCCGTTCCGGTTCCCTGA
- a CDS encoding LLM class F420-dependent oxidoreductase: MRFGIFVPQGWRLDLVGIDAKDQWPTMKALAQRADVGPWESIWVYDHFHTVPAPTDEATHEAWTLMSALGAVTERVRLGQMCTCMSYRNPVYLAKVAATCDHVSGGRIEMGIGAGWYEHEWRAYGYGFPVARERLRMLDEGVQIMRQAWTEGKASLDGKHYQVDGAIVRPLPLQEGGIPLWIAGGGEQVTLKIAAKYAQYTNFIGTADVFTRKSEILKGHCDTVGTDYDKIVRSANFNVLIGETEADVQKRIEEAKARLEPYVGAEKAENSIAQWTLNGESPTVGTPAQIVERLGKFRELGLTYGIFNFHESAYDQSGIELFEREVIPALR, from the coding sequence ATGCGCTTCGGAATCTTCGTTCCCCAGGGCTGGCGCCTCGACCTCGTCGGCATCGACGCCAAGGACCAATGGCCCACGATGAAGGCCCTCGCCCAGCGGGCCGACGTCGGGCCCTGGGAGTCGATCTGGGTCTACGACCACTTCCACACCGTCCCCGCCCCCACCGACGAGGCCACGCACGAGGCCTGGACGCTCATGTCGGCCCTCGGCGCCGTCACCGAGCGCGTCCGGCTCGGCCAGATGTGCACGTGCATGAGCTACCGAAACCCCGTCTACCTCGCGAAGGTCGCCGCCACCTGCGACCACGTCTCGGGCGGCCGCATCGAGATGGGCATCGGCGCCGGGTGGTACGAGCACGAGTGGCGCGCGTACGGCTACGGCTTCCCGGTCGCCCGGGAGCGGCTGCGGATGCTCGACGAGGGCGTGCAGATCATGCGGCAGGCCTGGACCGAGGGCAAGGCGTCCCTCGACGGCAAGCACTACCAGGTGGACGGCGCGATCGTGCGTCCGCTGCCGCTGCAGGAGGGCGGCATCCCGCTGTGGATCGCGGGCGGCGGCGAGCAGGTCACCCTCAAGATCGCGGCGAAGTACGCGCAGTACACCAACTTCATCGGCACGGCCGACGTCTTCACCCGCAAGTCGGAGATCCTCAAGGGACACTGCGACACCGTCGGCACCGACTACGACAAGATCGTCCGGTCCGCCAACTTCAACGTCCTCATCGGCGAGACCGAGGCGGACGTGCAGAAGCGGATCGAGGAGGCCAAGGCCCGCCTGGAGCCCTACGTCGGGGCCGAGAAGGCGGAGAACTCCATCGCGCAGTGGACGCTGAACGGGGAGAGCCCCACCGTCGGCACCCCAGCCCAGATCGTGGAGAGGCTCGGGAAGTTCCGGGAGCTGGGCCTGACCTACGGCATCTTCAACTTCCACGAGTCGGCGTACGACCAGTCGGGGATCGAGCTGTTCGAGCGTGAGGTGATCCCGGCGCTGCGCTGA
- a CDS encoding ParA family protein — MNTPRPFTPRPEPLDHETNGDEQYGDYEGGELDAAAADSAGRQHLKVPEPAPLTEHGPARVIAVANQKGGVGKTTSTINLGAALAEYGRKVLLVDFDPQGALSVGLGVQAHELETTIYNLLMERGAEIDDIIRPTNVEGMDLLPSNIDLSAAEVQLVTEVGREQALGRAIKPVLDRYDVILIDCQPSLGLLTINALACAEAILIPLACEFFSLRGVALLMDTIDKVQQRLNPDLKILGILATMFDPRTLHTKEVRQRVIEAFGDLVFEAVINRTVRFPETTVAGEPITTWAPASNGAQSYRLLAREVLAR, encoded by the coding sequence ATGAACACGCCGCGGCCCTTCACCCCCCGCCCGGAGCCGCTCGACCACGAGACGAACGGCGACGAACAGTATGGCGACTACGAGGGTGGCGAGCTGGACGCCGCCGCCGCCGACTCCGCGGGGAGACAGCACTTGAAGGTGCCGGAACCTGCTCCGCTGACCGAGCACGGCCCGGCCCGGGTCATCGCGGTCGCGAACCAGAAGGGCGGCGTCGGCAAGACGACGTCGACCATAAACCTCGGGGCGGCGCTCGCGGAGTACGGGCGCAAGGTGCTGCTCGTCGACTTCGACCCGCAGGGTGCGCTGTCCGTCGGCCTCGGCGTGCAGGCGCACGAGCTGGAGACCACGATCTACAACCTGCTCATGGAGCGGGGAGCCGAGATCGACGACATCATCCGGCCCACGAACGTCGAGGGCATGGACCTGCTGCCCAGCAACATCGACCTGTCCGCGGCGGAGGTGCAGCTCGTCACCGAGGTCGGCCGGGAGCAGGCGCTCGGGCGGGCGATCAAGCCGGTGCTCGACCGCTACGACGTCATCCTCATCGACTGCCAGCCTTCGCTCGGCCTGCTCACGATAAACGCGCTCGCCTGCGCCGAAGCCATCCTCATCCCGCTGGCCTGCGAGTTCTTCTCCCTGCGCGGGGTCGCGCTGCTGATGGACACCATCGACAAGGTCCAGCAGCGCCTCAACCCGGACCTGAAGATCCTCGGCATCCTCGCCACGATGTTCGACCCGCGCACGCTGCACACCAAGGAGGTGCGCCAGCGGGTGATCGAGGCGTTCGGCGACCTCGTGTTCGAGGCCGTGATCAACCGGACCGTGCGCTTCCCCGAGACCACCGTCGCCGGGGAGCCGATCACCACGTGGGCACCCGCGTCGAACGGCGCGCAGTCGTACCGGCTGCTGGCCCGTGAGGTGCTCGCGCGGTGA
- the xerD gene encoding site-specific tyrosine recombinase XerD, which yields MGARPGDVVEAFLHHLAVERGSAANTLAAYRADLTRYLDHLRARDIDDLAAVHEADVAAFVPALRSPPLNLAASSAARALAAVRGLHRFAVRDDLVPVDVARDVAPPALPARLPRALSVDQVEQLLAGCIGDGPVALRDRALLEVLYSTGARISEAVGLDLDDLDTGARTVLLRGKGGKQRLVPVGRPALAAVDAYLVRARPALATRGRGSPALLLNARGGRLSRQSAWHVLRGAAEVSGLTAEVSPHTLRHCFATHLLAGGADVRVVQELLGHASVTTTQVYTHVTVDTLREVYATSHPRALR from the coding sequence GTGGGTGCGCGGCCGGGGGACGTCGTCGAGGCCTTCCTGCACCACCTCGCCGTGGAGCGGGGGAGCGCGGCCAACACGCTCGCCGCGTACCGCGCCGACCTCACCCGCTACCTCGACCACCTGCGCGCCCGCGACATCGACGACCTCGCTGCGGTGCACGAGGCCGACGTCGCGGCGTTCGTCCCGGCGCTGCGCAGCCCACCGCTGAACCTCGCCGCGTCCTCGGCGGCCCGGGCGCTCGCCGCGGTGCGCGGGCTGCACCGGTTCGCCGTACGGGACGACCTCGTGCCCGTCGACGTCGCCCGTGACGTCGCGCCTCCCGCGCTGCCGGCGCGGTTGCCGCGGGCGTTGTCGGTCGACCAGGTCGAGCAGCTGCTGGCCGGCTGCATCGGCGACGGCCCCGTCGCGCTGCGCGACCGCGCCCTCCTTGAGGTGCTGTACTCGACCGGCGCCCGGATCTCGGAGGCCGTCGGCCTCGACCTCGACGACCTCGACACCGGCGCCCGCACCGTGCTGCTGCGCGGGAAGGGCGGCAAGCAGCGCCTGGTGCCGGTCGGGCGGCCTGCGCTCGCGGCCGTCGACGCATACCTGGTGCGGGCCCGGCCCGCGCTCGCGACCCGCGGGCGGGGGAGCCCGGCACTGCTGCTGAACGCGCGCGGGGGGCGCCTGTCGCGGCAGAGCGCGTGGCACGTCCTGCGCGGGGCGGCCGAGGTGTCCGGGCTCACCGCCGAGGTCTCGCCGCACACGCTGCGGCACTGCTTCGCGACCCACCTGCTCGCCGGCGGGGCGGACGTCCGGGTCGTGCAGGAGCTGCTCGGCCACGCCTCGGTGACCACGACGCAGGTCTACACCCACGTAACGGTGGACACGCTGCGCGAGGTCTACGCCACCTCCCACCCCCGCGCCCTGCGCTGA
- a CDS encoding DUF917 domain-containing protein → MAGVRLGTADVDPLVVGLQLLGSGGGGDPLPFRHGLRRALAAGGVELHDPADLGDAPVVAVGMLGATRVLAEKLPSGQEITRAVRALSRWTGVTPAALMPYEAAGQNGALAVVAAGELGLPLVDADLMGRALPRLDQLTRAVAGGALTPYALAEASGQIVLVDDADAVALERVARTVVAQGGGWAGGALAPVPARLLVTDACVGTLARALGLGRAHAGLVRPGPAEVAAALGGRVLAAGRIVEIARHPSSSFGRAGVTVVDDGGGVLRVEAENEYLLAILDGEPVASCPDLLCLLDRRTAAPIPVDGLRMGDDVLAVALPGPPWWRATPERLRHVDPRAFGLDCDAVLLPEPVRGAS, encoded by the coding sequence ATGGCGGGTGTCCGGCTCGGAACCGCCGACGTCGACCCGCTCGTCGTCGGGCTTCAGCTGCTCGGCTCTGGCGGAGGTGGCGACCCGCTGCCGTTCCGCCACGGCCTGCGCCGCGCGCTCGCGGCGGGCGGTGTGGAGCTGCACGACCCGGCCGATCTCGGCGACGCTCCGGTCGTCGCGGTCGGGATGCTCGGCGCCACCAGGGTGTTGGCCGAGAAGCTGCCGAGCGGGCAGGAGATCACGCGGGCGGTGCGGGCCCTGTCCCGCTGGACCGGCGTCACGCCCGCCGCGCTGATGCCCTACGAGGCGGCCGGCCAGAACGGCGCGCTCGCCGTGGTGGCGGCGGGCGAGCTCGGGCTCCCGTTGGTCGACGCCGACCTCATGGGTCGCGCCCTCCCCCGCCTGGACCAGCTCACCCGCGCCGTCGCAGGCGGGGCGCTCACCCCGTACGCGCTGGCCGAGGCGAGCGGTCAGATCGTGCTCGTCGACGACGCCGACGCGGTCGCGCTGGAGCGGGTGGCCCGCACGGTGGTGGCCCAGGGCGGCGGGTGGGCCGGCGGGGCGCTGGCGCCGGTGCCTGCCCGGCTCCTCGTCACCGACGCCTGCGTCGGCACCCTCGCCAGGGCGCTCGGGTTGGGACGCGCGCACGCGGGGCTCGTCCGGCCCGGCCCGGCCGAGGTGGCCGCGGCGCTCGGCGGCCGGGTGCTCGCCGCAGGCCGCATCGTGGAGATCGCCCGGCATCCCTCCTCCTCCTTCGGCCGGGCCGGCGTCACGGTCGTCGACGACGGCGGCGGTGTGCTGCGCGTCGAGGCGGAGAACGAGTACCTGCTCGCGATCCTCGACGGCGAGCCGGTCGCGAGCTGCCCGGACCTGCTGTGCCTGCTCGACCGGCGCACCGCGGCCCCGATCCCGGTGGACGGGCTGCGCATGGGCGACGACGTCCTCGCCGTGGCGCTCCCGGGCCCGCCGTGGTGGCGCGCCACCCCGGAGCGGCTTCGGCACGTCGACCCGCGCGCGTTCGGGCTCGACTGCGACGCCGTACTGCTCCCCGAGCCGGTCCGGGGCGCGTCGTGA
- a CDS encoding purine-cytosine permease family protein codes for MAAHVGVDDYALTRVPAAARHSWWTVAVQRFGQVSALSQFLLGSTLGFGMGFWDAFLAFTFGAVILELVSIGVGIIGSREGLQTSLLTRWTGFGHGGSAVVGVAIGISLIGWFGIQSGVSAQGLVSLIGVLPFWAWSLLFGLAVTFIVLWGFASMKWVAYLTVPSFLVLVAWSIGSELFDHDFGTLVASAPPGPSLSLLEGTTLVAGGFIVGAVITPDLTRFNRSAADVVKQTVVGFTVGEYLIGMSGVLLAHAIRSDDIIAIVTSSVGWVGTLVIILGTLKINDWNLYSSGLGVVNFVGTVFGKHVNRAMVTLVLGVVGSVLAAGGILDSFIGFLTVLGVAFPPIAGIMVAEYFVVKQWRPELERSRAAGTVPETAPTWVPATLVIWLGAALIGHFVSWGLPSINSLAAAFVLYVVAGKLGLVRGVGVSRTIDSFQPVDQKESV; via the coding sequence GTGGCAGCACATGTGGGTGTCGACGACTACGCGCTCACCCGCGTCCCGGCCGCAGCACGCCATTCCTGGTGGACCGTCGCGGTGCAACGGTTCGGGCAGGTCTCGGCGCTGAGCCAGTTCCTGCTGGGCTCCACGCTCGGGTTCGGGATGGGCTTCTGGGACGCGTTCCTCGCGTTCACGTTCGGCGCGGTGATCCTCGAGCTGGTCTCGATCGGGGTCGGGATCATCGGCAGCCGCGAGGGCCTGCAGACCTCGTTGCTCACCCGCTGGACCGGGTTCGGCCACGGCGGCAGCGCCGTGGTCGGGGTCGCGATCGGGATCTCGCTGATCGGGTGGTTCGGCATCCAGTCCGGTGTCTCGGCGCAAGGACTGGTCAGCCTGATCGGCGTGCTGCCGTTCTGGGCGTGGTCGCTGCTCTTCGGGCTGGCGGTCACGTTCATCGTGCTCTGGGGCTTCGCCTCGATGAAATGGGTGGCCTACCTGACGGTGCCGTCGTTCCTCGTGCTGGTCGCGTGGTCGATCGGCAGCGAGCTCTTCGACCACGACTTCGGCACGCTCGTCGCCTCCGCACCACCCGGGCCGAGCCTCTCCCTGCTGGAAGGCACCACGCTCGTCGCGGGCGGCTTCATCGTCGGCGCCGTGATCACCCCCGACCTGACGCGGTTCAACCGCAGCGCGGCCGACGTCGTCAAGCAGACGGTCGTCGGGTTCACCGTGGGTGAGTACCTCATCGGGATGTCGGGCGTGCTGCTGGCCCACGCCATCCGCTCCGACGACATCATCGCGATCGTGACGTCCTCGGTCGGCTGGGTCGGCACGCTCGTGATCATCCTGGGGACGCTGAAGATCAACGACTGGAACCTCTACAGCTCCGGGCTCGGCGTCGTGAACTTCGTCGGCACGGTGTTCGGCAAGCACGTCAACCGCGCGATGGTGACCCTGGTCCTCGGCGTGGTCGGCAGCGTGCTGGCCGCCGGCGGGATCCTCGACAGCTTCATCGGCTTCCTCACCGTGCTCGGCGTGGCCTTCCCGCCGATCGCCGGGATCATGGTGGCCGAGTACTTCGTGGTGAAGCAGTGGCGGCCGGAGCTGGAGCGCTCCCGCGCCGCGGGCACCGTGCCCGAGACGGCCCCGACCTGGGTCCCCGCCACACTCGTCATCTGGCTCGGCGCCGCGCTGATCGGCCACTTCGTCAGCTGGGGCCTGCCCAGCATCAACTCGCTCGCCGCCGCGTTCGTGCTCTACGTCGTGGCGGGCAAGCTCGGCCTGGTCCGCGGTGTCGGGGTCAGCCGCACGATCGACAGCTTCCAGCCCGTGGACCAGAAAGAGAGCGTCTGA
- a CDS encoding DUF4406 domain-containing protein: MSTPLMVLIAGPYRSGTGDDPELMAANLGRLEEAAWPLFRAGHVPMIGEWVALPVLRSAGATGVTDPLAEQVMYPTAERLLQHCDGVLRLPGESKGADQDVTIAREREIPVWHRLEDVPGCG, from the coding sequence GTGTCGACTCCACTGATGGTCCTGATCGCCGGCCCCTACCGGTCCGGCACCGGCGACGACCCCGAACTCATGGCCGCCAACCTCGGCCGGCTGGAGGAGGCGGCGTGGCCGCTGTTCCGGGCCGGGCACGTACCGATGATCGGCGAATGGGTCGCGCTCCCCGTGCTGCGCAGCGCGGGCGCGACCGGCGTCACCGACCCCCTGGCCGAGCAGGTCATGTACCCGACGGCCGAGCGGCTGCTGCAGCACTGCGACGGCGTCCTGCGGCTCCCCGGCGAGTCGAAGGGTGCCGACCAGGACGTCACGATCGCCCGCGAGCGCGAGATCCCGGTCTGGCACCGGCTGGAGGACGTGCCCGGCTGCGGGTGA
- a CDS encoding DUF917 domain-containing protein translates to MTGVITDRLTTIGADDLEALARGAAVLGTGGGGDPYIGRLLAAQALREHGPVRLVDPADLPDGAVVFPVAMMGAPTVMVEKTPSTERIGAAVAALAEFLGVTPTHIACIEAGGVNSTFPLVAAAQLGLPVVDGDGMGRAFPELQMVLPTLSGIPCTPMSIADEKGNIGVLNTVDNHAAEALARSLTITMGCAAIISNYVMSGAQARDALVPGTLSLCTRIGHRLDRVRAVHGDAVAAVADELGGRVLHTGKVSDVARRTLTGFARGTAIISGASPMADPASRSAAGDLTLEFQNEHLMAVRDGVVEVTTPDLIVVLDTDTGEPVTTEALRFGHRVTVLAAPTDERWHSPGGIALVGPRYFGYDTDPVRFDARERP, encoded by the coding sequence GTGACCGGGGTGATCACCGATCGGCTCACCACGATCGGCGCGGACGACCTCGAGGCACTGGCCCGCGGCGCCGCCGTCCTCGGCACCGGAGGCGGTGGCGACCCCTACATCGGGCGGCTGCTCGCGGCGCAGGCGCTGCGCGAGCACGGGCCCGTCCGGCTCGTCGACCCCGCCGACCTGCCCGACGGCGCCGTCGTCTTCCCGGTCGCGATGATGGGCGCGCCCACCGTGATGGTCGAGAAGACCCCGTCGACGGAACGGATCGGGGCCGCGGTCGCCGCGCTGGCGGAGTTCCTCGGCGTCACCCCGACGCACATCGCCTGCATCGAGGCCGGCGGCGTCAACTCCACGTTCCCGCTGGTTGCGGCCGCGCAGCTGGGTCTACCGGTCGTCGACGGCGACGGGATGGGCCGCGCGTTCCCCGAGCTACAGATGGTGCTGCCGACACTGTCGGGCATCCCCTGCACCCCCATGTCGATCGCCGACGAGAAGGGCAACATCGGCGTCCTGAACACGGTGGACAACCACGCGGCCGAGGCGCTCGCCCGCTCCCTGACGATCACGATGGGCTGCGCGGCGATCATCTCCAACTACGTGATGAGCGGCGCCCAGGCCCGCGACGCCCTCGTGCCCGGCACGCTGAGCCTCTGCACCCGGATCGGCCACCGGCTCGACCGGGTGCGCGCCGTGCACGGCGACGCCGTGGCCGCAGTGGCCGACGAGCTGGGCGGGCGGGTGCTGCACACCGGCAAGGTCAGCGACGTCGCCCGCCGGACCCTCACGGGCTTCGCCCGCGGCACGGCGATCATCTCCGGTGCCTCGCCGATGGCCGACCCTGCGAGCAGGTCGGCTGCGGGCGACCTCACTCTGGAGTTCCAGAACGAGCACCTGATGGCGGTGCGCGACGGTGTGGTCGAGGTGACCACGCCGGACCTGATCGTCGTGCTCGACACCGACACCGGCGAGCCCGTCACCACCGAGGCGCTGCGCTTCGGCCACCGCGTCACGGTGCTGGCCGCCCCGACCGACGAGCGCTGGCACTCCCCCGGCGGGATCGCCCTGGTCGGCCCGCGCTACTTCGGCTACGACACCGACCCCGTCCGCTTCGACGCCCGGGAGCGCCCATGA
- a CDS encoding DeoR/GlpR family DNA-binding transcription regulator yields the protein MLAAQRRDLLLERLRVDGRLVAKDLAAELGVSEDSVRRDLRELAAAGLCQRVYGGALPVSPAIADHAGRERVEPASKERVAAVAARLVAPGSTAIIDGGTTALAVVRALPLDLAATVVTHSPTVAAALVDHRDVEVFLLGGRLFKHSLVTCGAAAVEAAQSVTADVFLLGVTGVHHQAGLTTGDADEAAMKRALSRRAADTYVLASAEKVGAASRFAVLPLDDVTGLVTDADPDVPAMRELLAAGVQVVA from the coding sequence ATGCTCGCCGCCCAGCGCCGGGACCTCCTCCTCGAACGCCTCCGCGTCGACGGGCGCCTGGTCGCGAAGGACCTCGCAGCGGAGCTCGGCGTCTCGGAGGACAGCGTGCGGCGCGACCTGCGCGAGCTCGCCGCCGCCGGGCTCTGCCAGCGCGTCTACGGCGGAGCGCTCCCGGTCTCGCCTGCCATCGCCGACCACGCCGGGCGCGAACGCGTGGAACCGGCGAGCAAGGAACGGGTCGCCGCCGTGGCCGCCCGGCTCGTCGCACCGGGGAGCACGGCGATCATCGACGGGGGCACCACCGCGCTGGCCGTCGTGAGGGCGCTCCCGCTCGACCTCGCCGCCACCGTCGTCACGCACAGCCCGACCGTGGCGGCTGCGCTGGTCGACCACCGCGACGTCGAGGTGTTCCTGCTCGGCGGGCGCTTGTTCAAGCATTCGCTCGTGACGTGCGGCGCGGCCGCGGTCGAGGCGGCGCAGTCCGTCACGGCCGACGTGTTCCTGCTCGGCGTCACCGGCGTGCACCACCAGGCCGGCCTCACCACCGGCGACGCCGACGAGGCCGCCATGAAGCGGGCCCTCTCCCGCCGCGCCGCCGACACCTACGTGCTCGCGAGCGCGGAGAAGGTCGGGGCGGCGTCGCGGTTCGCCGTGCTGCCGCTCGACGACGTCACGGGCCTGGTCACGGACGCGGACCCGGACGTTCCGGCGATGCGCGAACTGCTGGCGGCAGGCGTCCAGGTGGTGGCCTAG